The Salvelinus namaycush isolate Seneca chromosome 13, SaNama_1.0, whole genome shotgun sequence genome includes a region encoding these proteins:
- the LOC120058539 gene encoding uncharacterized protein LOC120058539 isoform X29: MSCWLYGWVTCWYSHDVLYGWVTCWYSHDVLYGWVTCWYSHDVLYGWVTCWYSHVLYGWVTCWYSHDVLYGWVTCWYSHDVLYGWVTCWYSHDVLYGWVTCWYSHDVLYGWVTCWYSHDVLYGWVTCWYSHDVLYGWVTCWYSHVLYGWVTCWYSHDVLYGWVTCWYSHDVLYGWVTCWYSHDVLYGWVTCWYSHDVLYGWVTCWYSHDGSHAGTVMMCCMDGSHVGTVMCCMDGSHAGTVMCCMDGSHVGTVMMCCMDGSHAGTVMMCCMDGSHVGTVMMCCMDGSHAGTVMMCCMDGSHVGTVMMCCMDGSHAGTVMMCCMDGSHAGTVMCCMDGSHVGTVMMCCMDGSHAGTVMCCMDGSHAGTVMMCCMDGSHVGTVMMCCMDGSHVGTVMMCCMDGSHAGTVMMCCMDGSHAGTVMCCMDGSHVGTVMMCCMDGSHAGTVMMCCMDGSHVGTVMMCCMDGSHAGTVMMCCMDGSHAGTVMMCCMDGSHAGTVMMGHMLVQSCVVWMGHMLVVQYDVLYGWVTCWYSHDVLRC, translated from the exons ATGTCATGTTGGTTGTATGGATGGGTCACATGCTGGTACAGTCATGATGTGTTGTATGGATGGGTCAC ATGCTGGTACAGTCATGATGTGTTGTATGGATGGGTCACATGTTGGTACAGTCATGATGTGTTGTATGGATGGGTCACATGCTGGTACAGTCATGTGTTGTATGGATGGGTCACATGTTGGTACAGTCATGATGTGTTGTATGGATGGGTCAC ATGTTGGTACAGTCATGATGTGTTGTATGGATGGGTCACATGTTGGTACAGTCATGATGTGTTGTATGGATGGGTCACATGTTGGTACAGTCATGATGTGTTGTATGGATGGGTCAC ATGCTGGTACAGTCATGATGTGTTGTATGGATGGGTCACATGTTGGTACAGTCATGATGTGTTGTATGGATGGGTCACATGCTGGTACAGTCATGTGTTGTATGGATGGGTCACATGTTGGTACAGTCATGATGTGTTGTATGGATGGGTCAC ATGCTGGTACAGTCATGATGTGTTGTATGGATGGGTCACATGTTGGTACAGTCATGATGTGTTGTATGGATGGGTCACATGTTGGTACAGTCATGATGTGTTGTATGGATGGGTCACATGCTGGTACAGTCATGATGGGTCACATGCTGGTACAGTCATGATGTGTTGTATGGATGGGTCACATGTTGGTACAGTCATGTGTTGTATGGATGGGTCACATGCTGGTACAGTCATGTGTTGTATGGATGGGTCACATGTTGGTACAGTCATGATGTGTTGTATGGATGGGTCAC ATGCTGGTACAGTCATGATGTGTTGTATGGATGGGTCACATGTTGGTACAGTCATGATGTGTTGTATGGATGGGTCACATGCTGGTACAGTCATGATGTGTTGTATGGATGGGTCACATGTTGGTACAGTCATGATGTGTTGTATGGATGGGTCACATGCTGGTACAGTCATGATGTGTTGTATGGATGGGTCACATGCTGGTACAGTCATGTGTTGTATGGATGGGTCACATGTTGGTACAGTCATGATGTGTTGTATGGATGGGTCACATGCTGGTACAGTCATGTGTTGTATGGATGGGTCACATGCTGGTACAGTCATGATGTGTTGTATGGATGGGTCACATGTTGGTACAGTCATGATGTGTTGTATGGATGGGTCACATGTTGGTACAGTCATGATGTGTTGTATGGATGGGTCAC ATGCTGGTACAGTCATGATGTGTTGTATGGATGGGTCACATGCTGGTACAGTCATGTGTTGTATGGATGGGTCACATGTTGGTACAGTCATGATGTGTTGTATGGATGGGTCACATGCTGGTACAGTCATGATGTGTTGTATGGATGGGTCACATGTTGGTACAGTCATGATGTGTTGTATGGATGGGTCACATGCTGGTACAGTCATGATGTGTTGTATGGATGGGTCACATGCTGGTACAGTCATGATGTGTTGTATGGATGGGTCACATGCTGGTACAGTCATGATGGGTCAC ATGCTGGTACAGTCATGTGTTGTATGGATGGGTCACATGTTGGTTGTACAGTATGATGTGTTGTATGGATGGGTCACATGTTGGTACAGTCATGATGTTTTGCGATGTTGA
- the LOC120058539 gene encoding uncharacterized protein LOC120058539 isoform X12: MSCWLYGWVTCWYSHDVLYGWVTCWYSHDVLYGWVTCWYSHDVLYGWVTCWYSHVLYGWVTCWYSHDVLYGWVTCWYSHDGSHAGTVMMCCMDGSHVGTVMMCCMDGSHVGTVMMCCMDGSHVGTVMMCCMDGSHAGTVMMCCMDGSHVGTVMMCCMDGSHAGTVMCCMDGSHVGTVMMCCMDGSHAGTVMCCMDGSHAGTVMMCCMDGSHVGTVMMCCMDGSHVGTVMMCCMDGSHVGTVMMCCMDGSHVGTVMCCMDGSHAGTVMCCMDGSHVGTVMMCCMDGSHAGTVMMCCMDGSHVGTVMMCCMDGSHAGTVMMCCMDGSHVGTVMMCCMDGSHAGTVMMCCMDGSHAGTVMCCMDGSHVGTVMMCCMDGSHAGTVMCCMDGSHAGTVMMCCMDGSHVGTVMMCCMDGSHVGTVMMCCMDGSHAGTVMMCCMDGSHAGTVMCCMDGSHVGTVMMCCMDGSHAGTVMMCCMDGSHVGTVMMCCMDGSHAGTVMMCCMDGSHAGTVMMCCMDGSHAGTVMMGHMLVQSCVVWMGHMLVVQYDVLYGWVTCWYSHDVLRC, from the exons ATGTCATGTTGGTTGTATGGATGGGTCACATGCTGGTACAGTCATGATGTGTTGTATGGATGGGTCAC ATGCTGGTACAGTCATGATGTGTTGTATGGATGGGTCACATGTTGGTACAGTCATGATGTGTTGTATGGATGGGTCACATGCTGGTACAGTCATGTGTTGTATGGATGGGTCACATGTTGGTACAGTCATGATGTGTTGTATGGATGGGTCACATGCTGGTACAGTCATGATGGGTCACATGCTGGTACAGTCATGATGTGTTGTATGGATGGGTCACATGTTGGTACAGTCATGATGTGTTGTATGGATGGGTCACATGTTGGTACAGTCATGATGTGTTGTATGGATGGGTCACATGTTGGTACAGTCATGATGTGTTGTATGGATGGGTCACATGCTGGTACAGTCATGATGTGTTGTATGGATGGGTCAC ATGTTGGTACAGTCATGATGTGTTGTATGGATGGGTCACATGCTGGTACAGTCATGTGTTGTATGGATGGGTCACATGTTGGTACAGTCATGATGTGTTGTATGGATGGGTCACATGCTGGTACAGTCATGTGTTGTATGGATGGGTCACATGCTGGTACAGTCATGATGTGTTGTATGGATGGGTCACATGTTG GTACAGTCATGATGTGTTGTATGGATGGGTCACATGTTGGTACAGTCATGATGTGTTGTATGGATGGGTCACATGTTGGTACAGTCATGATGTGTTGTATGGATGGGTCAC ATGTTGGTACAGTCATGTGTTGTATGGATGGGTCACATGCTGGTACAGTCATGTGTTGTATGGATGGGTCACATGTTGGTACAGTCATGATGTGTTGTATGGATGGGTCAC ATGCTGGTACAGTCATGATGTGTTGTATGGATGGGTCACATGTTGGTACAGTCATGATGTGTTGTATGGATGGGTCACATGCTGGTACAGTCATGATGTGTTGTATGGATGGGTCACATGTTGGTACAGTCATGATGTGTTGTATGGATGGGTCACATGCTGGTACAGTCATGATGTGTTGTATGGATGGGTCACATGCTGGTACAGTCATGTGTTGTATGGATGGGTCACATGTTGGTACAGTCATGATGTGTTGTATGGATGGGTCACATGCTGGTACAGTCATGTGTTGTATGGATGGGTCACATGCTGGTACAGTCATGATGTGTTGTATGGATGGGTCACATGTTGGTACAGTCATGATGTGTTGTATGGATGGGTCACATGTTGGTACAGTCATGATGTGTTGTATGGATGGGTCAC ATGCTGGTACAGTCATGATGTGTTGTATGGATGGGTCACATGCTGGTACAGTCATGTGTTGTATGGATGGGTCACATGTTGGTACAGTCATGATGTGTTGTATGGATGGGTCACATGCTGGTACAGTCATGATGTGTTGTATGGATGGGTCACATGTTGGTACAGTCATGATGTGTTGTATGGATGGGTCACATGCTGGTACAGTCATGATGTGTTGTATGGATGGGTCACATGCTGGTACAGTCATGATGTGTTGTATGGATGGGTCACATGCTGGTACAGTCATGATGGGTCAC ATGCTGGTACAGTCATGTGTTGTATGGATGGGTCACATGTTGGTTGTACAGTATGATGTGTTGTATGGATGGGTCACATGTTGGTACAGTCATGATGTTTTGCGATGTTGA
- the LOC120058539 gene encoding uncharacterized protein LOC120058539 isoform X9, producing MSCWLYGWVTCWYSHDVLYGWVTCWYSHDVLYGWVTCWYSHDVLYGWVTCWYSHVLYGWVTCWYSHDVLYGWVTCWYSHDVLYGWVTCWYSHDVLYGWVTCWYSHDVLYGWVTCWYSHDVLYGWVTCWYSHDVLYGWVTCWYSHVLYGWVTCWYSHDVLYGWVTCWYSHVLYGWVTCWYSHDVLYGWVTCWYSHDVLYGWVTCWYSHDVLYGWVTCWYSHDVLYGWVTCWYSHVLYGWVTCWYSHVLYGWVTCWYSHDVLYGWVTCWYSHDVLYGWVTCWYSHDVLYGWVTCWYSHDVLYGWVTCWYSHDVLYGWVTCWYSHDVLYGWVTCWYSHVLYGWVTCWYSHDVLYGWVTCWYSHVLYGWVTCWYSHDVLYGWVTCWYSHDVLYGWVTCWYSHDVLYGWVTCWYSHDVLYGWVTCWYSHDGSHAGTVMMCCMDGSHAGTVMCCMDGSHVGTVMMCCMDGSHAGTVMMCCMDGSHVGTVMMCCMDGSHAGTVMMCCMDGSHAGTVMMCCMDGSHAGTVMMGHMLVQSCVVWMGHMLVVQYDVLYGWVTCWYSHDVLRC from the exons ATGTCATGTTGGTTGTATGGATGGGTCACATGCTGGTACAGTCATGATGTGTTGTATGGATGGGTCAC ATGCTGGTACAGTCATGATGTGTTGTATGGATGGGTCACATGTTGGTACAGTCATGATGTGTTGTATGGATGGGTCACATGCTGGTACAGTCATGTGTTGTATGGATGGGTCACATGTTGGTACAGTCATGATGTGTTGTATGGATGGGTCAC ATGTTGGTACAGTCATGATGTGTTGTATGGATGGGTCACATGTTGGTACAGTCATGATGTGTTGTATGGATGGGTCACATGTTGGTACAGTCATGATGTGTTGTATGGATGGGTCAC ATGCTGGTACAGTCATGATGTGTTGTATGGATGGGTCACATGTTGGTACAGTCATGATGTGTTGTATGGATGGGTCACATGCTGGTACAGTCATGTGTTGTATGGATGGGTCACATGTTGGTACAGTCATGATGTGTTGTATGGATGGGTCACATGCTGGTACAGTCATGTGTTGTATGGATGGGTCACATGCTGGTACAGTCATGATGTGTTGTATGGATGGGTCACATGTTG GTACAGTCATGATGTGTTGTATGGATGGGTCACATGTTGGTACAGTCATGATGTGTTGTATGGATGGGTCACATGTTGGTACAGTCATGATGTGTTGTATGGATGGGTCAC ATGTTGGTACAGTCATGTGTTGTATGGATGGGTCACATGCTGGTACAGTCATGTGTTGTATGGATGGGTCACATGTTGGTACAGTCATGATGTGTTGTATGGATGGGTCAC ATGCTGGTACAGTCATGATGTGTTGTATGGATGGGTCACATGTTGGTACAGTCATGATGTGTTGTATGGATGGGTCACATGCTGGTACAGTCATGATGTGTTGTATGGATGGGTCACATGTTGGTACAGTCATGATGTGTTGTATGGATGGGTCACATGCTGGTACAGTCATGATGTGTTGTATGGATGGGTCACATGCTGGTACAGTCATGTGTTGTATGGATGGGTCACATGTTGGTACAGTCATGATGTGTTGTATGGATGGGTCACATGCTGGTACAGTCATGTGTTGTATGGATGGGTCACATGCTGGTACAGTCATGATGTGTTGTATGGATGGGTCACATGTTGGTACAGTCATGATGTGTTGTATGGATGGGTCACATGTTGGTACAGTCATGATGTGTTGTATGGATGGGTCACATGTTGGTACAGTCATGATGTGTTGTATGGATGGGTCACATGCTGGTACAGTCATGATGGGTCACATGCTGGTACAGTCATGATGTGTTGTATGGATGGGTCACATGCTGGTACAGTCATGTGTTGTATGGATGGGTCACATGTTGGTACAGTCATGATGTGTTGTATGGATGGGTCACATGCTGGTACAGTCATGATGTGTTGTATGGATGGGTCACATGTTGGTACAGTCATGATGTGTTGTATGGATGGGTCACATGCTGGTACAGTCATGATGTGTTGTATGGATGGGTCACATGCTGGTACAGTCATGATGTGTTGTATGGATGGGTCACATGCTGGTACAGTCATGATGGGTCAC ATGCTGGTACAGTCATGTGTTGTATGGATGGGTCACATGTTGGTTGTACAGTATGATGTGTTGTATGGATGGGTCACATGTTGGTACAGTCATGATGTTTTGCGATGTTGA
- the LOC120058539 gene encoding uncharacterized protein LOC120058539 isoform X48, which produces MSCWLYGWVTCWYSHDVLYGWVTCWYSHDVLYGWVTCWYSHDVLYGWVTCWYSHVLYGWVTCWYSHDVLYGWVTCWYSHDVLYGWVTCWYSHDVLYGWVTCWYSHDVLYGWVTCWYSHDVLYGWVTCWYSHDVLYGWVTCWYSHVLYGWVTCWYSHDVLYGWVTCWYSHVLYGWVTCWYSHDVLYGWVTCWYSHDVLYGWVTCWYSHDVLYGWVTCWYSHDGSHAGTVMMCCMDGSHVGTVMMCCMDGSHVGTVMMCCMDGSHVGTVMCCMDGSHAGTVMCCMDGSHVGTVMMCCMDGSHAGTVMMCCMDGSHVGTVMMCCMDGSHAGTVMMCCMDGSHVGTVMMCCMDGSHAGTVMMCCMDGSHAGTVMCCMDGSHVGTVMMCCMDGSHAGTVMCCMDGSHAGTVMMCCMDGSHVGTVMMCCMDGSHVGTVMMCCMDGSHAGTVMMGHMLVQS; this is translated from the exons ATGTCATGTTGGTTGTATGGATGGGTCACATGCTGGTACAGTCATGATGTGTTGTATGGATGGGTCAC ATGCTGGTACAGTCATGATGTGTTGTATGGATGGGTCACATGTTGGTACAGTCATGATGTGTTGTATGGATGGGTCACATGCTGGTACAGTCATGTGTTGTATGGATGGGTCACATGTTGGTACAGTCATGATGTGTTGTATGGATGGGTCAC ATGTTGGTACAGTCATGATGTGTTGTATGGATGGGTCACATGTTGGTACAGTCATGATGTGTTGTATGGATGGGTCACATGTTGGTACAGTCATGATGTGTTGTATGGATGGGTCAC ATGCTGGTACAGTCATGATGTGTTGTATGGATGGGTCACATGTTGGTACAGTCATGATGTGTTGTATGGATGGGTCACATGCTGGTACAGTCATGTGTTGTATGGATGGGTCACATGTTGGTACAGTCATGATGTGTTGTATGGATGGGTCACATGCTGGTACAGTCATGTGTTGTATGGATGGGTCACATGCTGGTACAGTCATGATGTGTTGTATGGATGGGTCACATGTTGGTACAGTCATGATGTGTTGTATGGATGGGTCACATGTTGGTACAGTCATGATGTGTTGTATGGATGGGTCACATGCTGGTACAGTCATGATGGGTCACATGCTGGTACAGTCATGATGTGTTGTATGGATGGGTCACATGTTGGTACAGTCATGATGTGTTGTATGGATGGGTCACATGTTGGTACAGTCATGATGTGTTGTATGGATGGGTCAC ATGTTGGTACAGTCATGTGTTGTATGGATGGGTCACATGCTGGTACAGTCATGTGTTGTATGGATGGGTCACATGTTGGTACAGTCATGATGTGTTGTATGGATGGGTCAC ATGCTGGTACAGTCATGATGTGTTGTATGGATGGGTCACATGTTGGTACAGTCATGATGTGTTGTATGGATGGGTCACATGCTGGTACAGTCATGATGTGTTGTATGGATGGGTCACATGTTGGTACAGTCATGATGTGTTGTATGGATGGGTCACATGCTGGTACAGTCATGATGTGTTGTATGGATGGGTCACATGCTGGTACAGTCATGTGTTGTATGGATGGGTCACATGTTGGTACAGTCATGATGTGTTGTATGGATGGGTCACATGCTGGTACAGTCATGTGTTGTATGGATGGGTCACATGCTGGTACAGTCATGATGTGTTGTATGGATGGGTCACATGTTGGTACAGTCATGATGTGTTGTATGGATGGGTCACATGTTGGTACAGTCATGATGTGTTGTATGGATGGGTCAC ATGCTGGTACAGTCATGATGGGTCACATGCTGGTACAGTCATGA
- the LOC120058539 gene encoding uncharacterized protein LOC120058539 isoform X17, translated as MSCWLYGWVTCWYSHDVLYGWVTCWYSHDVLYGWVTCWYSHDVLYGWVTCWYSHVLYGWVTCWYSHDVLYGWVTCWYSHDVLYGWVTCWYSHDVLYGWVTCWYSHDVLYGWVTCWYSHDVLYGWVTCWYSHDVLYGWVTCWYSHVLYGWVTCWYSHDVLYGWVTCWYSHVLYGWVTCWYSHDVLYGWVTCWYSHDVLYGWVTCWYSHDVLYGWVTCWYSHDGSHAGTVMMCCMDGSHVGTVMMCCMDGSHVGTVMMCCMDGSHVGTVMMCCMDGSHAGTVMCCMDGSHVGTVMMCCMDGSHAGTVMMCCMDGSHVGTVMMCCMDGSHAGTVMMCCMDGSHAGTVMCCMDGSHVGTVMMCCMDGSHAGTVMCCMDGSHAGTVMMCCMDGSHVGTVMMCCMDGSHVGTVMMCCMDGSHAGTVMMCCMDGSHAGTVMCCMDGSHVGTVMMCCMDGSHAGTVMMCCMDGSHVGTVMMCCMDGSHAGTVMMCCMDGSHAGTVMMCCMDGSHAGTVMMGHMLVQSCVVWMGHMLVVQYDVLYGWVTCWYSHDVLRC; from the exons ATGTCATGTTGGTTGTATGGATGGGTCACATGCTGGTACAGTCATGATGTGTTGTATGGATGGGTCAC ATGCTGGTACAGTCATGATGTGTTGTATGGATGGGTCACATGTTGGTACAGTCATGATGTGTTGTATGGATGGGTCACATGCTGGTACAGTCATGTGTTGTATGGATGGGTCACATGTTGGTACAGTCATGATGTGTTGTATGGATGGGTCAC ATGTTGGTACAGTCATGATGTGTTGTATGGATGGGTCACATGTTGGTACAGTCATGATGTGTTGTATGGATGGGTCACATGTTGGTACAGTCATGATGTGTTGTATGGATGGGTCAC ATGCTGGTACAGTCATGATGTGTTGTATGGATGGGTCACATGTTGGTACAGTCATGATGTGTTGTATGGATGGGTCACATGCTGGTACAGTCATGTGTTGTATGGATGGGTCACATGTTGGTACAGTCATGATGTGTTGTATGGATGGGTCACATGCTGGTACAGTCATGTGTTGTATGGATGGGTCACATGCTGGTACAGTCATGATGTGTTGTATGGATGGGTCACATGTTGGTACAGTCATGATGTGTTGTATGGATGGGTCACATGTTGGTACAGTCATGATGTGTTGTATGGATGGGTCACATGCTGGTACAGTCATGATGGGTCACATGCTGGTACAGTCATGATGTGTTGTATGGATGGGTCACATGTTGGTACAGTCATGATGTGTTGTATGGATGGGTCACATGTTGGTACAGTCATGATGTGTTGTATGGATGGGTCAC ATGTTGGTACAGTCATGATGTGTTGTATGGATGGGTCACATGCTGGTACAGTCATGTGTTGTATGGATGGGTCAC ATGTTGGTACAGTCATGATGTGTTGTATGGATGGGTCACATGCTGGTACAGTCATGATGTGTTGTATGGATGGGTCACATGTTGGTACAGTCATGATGTGTTGTATGGATGGGTCACATGCTGGTACAGTCATGATGTGTTGTATGGATGGGTCACATGCTGGTACAGTCATGTGTTGTATGGATGGGTCACATGTTGGTACAGTCATGATGTGTTGTATGGATGGGTCACATGCTGGTACAGTCATGTGTTGTATGGATGGGTCACATGCTGGTACAGTCATGATGTGTTGTATGGATGGGTCACATGTTGGTACAGTCATGATGTGTTGTATGGATGGGTCACATGTTGGTACAGTCATGATGTGTTGTATGGATGGGTCAC ATGCTGGTACAGTCATGATGTGTTGTATGGATGGGTCACATGCTGGTACAGTCATGTGTTGTATGGATGGGTCACATGTTGGTACAGTCATGATGTGTTGTATGGATGGGTCACATGCTGGTACAGTCATGATGTGTTGTATGGATGGGTCACATGTTGGTACAGTCATGATGTGTTGTATGGATGGGTCACATGCTGGTACAGTCATGATGTGTTGTATGGATGGGTCACATGCTGGTACAGTCATGATGTGTTGTATGGATGGGTCACATGCTGGTACAGTCATGATGGGTCAC ATGCTGGTACAGTCATGTGTTGTATGGATGGGTCACATGTTGGTTGTACAGTATGATGTGTTGTATGGATGGGTCACATGTTGGTACAGTCATGATGTTTTGCGATGTTGA
- the LOC120058539 gene encoding uncharacterized protein LOC120058539 isoform X11 — translation MSCWLYGWVTCWYSHDVLYGWVTCWYSHDVLYGWVTCWYSHDVLYGWVTCWYSHVLYGWVTCWYSHDVLYGWVTCWYSHDVLYGWVTCWYSHDVLYGWVTCWYSHDVLYGWVTCWYSHDVLYGWVTCWYSHDVLYGWVTCWYSHVLYGWVTCWYSHDVLYGWVTCWYSHVLYGWVTCWYSHDVLYGWVTCWYSHDVLYGWVTCWYSHDGSHAGTVMMCCMDGSHVGTVMMCCMDGSHVGTVMMCCMDGSHVGTVMCCMDGSHAGTVMCCMDGSHVGTVMMCCMDGSHAGTVMMCCMDGSHVGTVMMCCMDGSHAGTVMMCCMDGSHVGTVMMCCMDGSHAGTVMMCCMDGSHAGTVMCCMDGSHVGTVMMCCMDGSHAGTVMCCMDGSHAGTVMMCCMDGSHVGTVMMCCMDGSHVGTVMMCCMDGSHAGTVMMCCMDGSHAGTVMCCMDGSHVGTVMMCCMDGSHAGTVMMCCMDGSHVGTVMMCCMDGSHAGTVMMCCMDGSHAGTVMMCCMDGSHAGTVMMGHMLVQSCVVWMGHMLVVQYDVLYGWVTCWYSHDVLRC, via the exons ATGTCATGTTGGTTGTATGGATGGGTCACATGCTGGTACAGTCATGATGTGTTGTATGGATGGGTCAC ATGCTGGTACAGTCATGATGTGTTGTATGGATGGGTCACATGTTGGTACAGTCATGATGTGTTGTATGGATGGGTCACATGCTGGTACAGTCATGTGTTGTATGGATGGGTCACATGTTGGTACAGTCATGATGTGTTGTATGGATGGGTCAC ATGTTGGTACAGTCATGATGTGTTGTATGGATGGGTCACATGTTGGTACAGTCATGATGTGTTGTATGGATGGGTCACATGTTGGTACAGTCATGATGTGTTGTATGGATGGGTCAC ATGCTGGTACAGTCATGATGTGTTGTATGGATGGGTCACATGTTGGTACAGTCATGATGTGTTGTATGGATGGGTCACATGCTGGTACAGTCATGTGTTGTATGGATGGGTCACATGTTGGTACAGTCATGATGTGTTGTATGGATGGGTCACATGCTGGTACAGTCATGTGTTGTATGGATGG GTCACATGTTGGTACAGTCATGATGTGTTGTATGGATGGGTCACATGTTGGTACAGTCATGATGTGTTGTATGGATGGGTCACATGCTGGTACAGTCATGATGGGTCACATGCTGGTACAGTCATGATGTGTTGTATGGATGGGTCACATGTTGGTACAGTCATGATGTGTTGTATGGATGGGTCACATGTTGGTACAGTCATGATGTGTTGTATGGATGGGTCAC ATGTTGGTACAGTCATGTGTTGTATGGATGGGTCACATGCTGGTACAGTCATGTGTTGTATGGATGGGTCACATGTTGGTACAGTCATGATGTGTTGTATGGATGGGTCAC ATGCTGGTACAGTCATGATGTGTTGTATGGATGGGTCACATGTTGGTACAGTCATGATGTGTTGTATGGATGGGTCACATGCTGGTACAGTCATGATGTGTTGTATGGATGGGTCACATGTTGGTACAGTCATGATGTGTTGTATGGATGGGTCACATGCTGGTACAGTCATGATGTGTTGTATGGATGGGTCACATGCTGGTACAGTCATGTGTTGTATGGATGGGTCACATGTTGGTACAGTCATGATGTGTTGTATGGATGGGTCACATGCTGGTACAGTCATGTGTTGTATGGATGGGTCACATGCTGGTACAGTCATGATGTGTTGTATGGATGGGTCACATGTTGGTACAGTCATGATGTGTTGTATGGATGGGTCACATGTTGGTACAGTCATGATGTGTTGTATGGATGGGTCAC ATGCTGGTACAGTCATGATGTGTTGTATGGATGGGTCACATGCTGGTACAGTCATGTGTTGTATGGATGGGTCACATGTTGGTACAGTCATGATGTGTTGTATGGATGGGTCACATGCTGGTACAGTCATGATGTGTTGTATGGATGGGTCACATGTTGGTACAGTCATGATGTGTTGTATGGATGGGTCACATGCTGGTACAGTCATGATGTGTTGTATGGATGGGTCACATGCTGGTACAGTCATGATGTGTTGTATGGATGGGTCACATGCTGGTACAGTCATGATGGGTCAC ATGCTGGTACAGTCATGTGTTGTATGGATGGGTCACATGTTGGTTGTACAGTATGATGTGTTGTATGGATGGGTCACATGTTGGTACAGTCATGATGTTTTGCGATGTTGA